The following are from one region of the Magallana gigas chromosome 6, xbMagGiga1.1, whole genome shotgun sequence genome:
- the LOC136276368 gene encoding uncharacterized protein gives MTRCPHLSPSNPLIAHSVLRVSDYLSHHPQLETRKLWMAKQKTCVMNEEISYYVNIPHEDPDWNRHVFEHNLNENIMATNPGPWDSGQLPNGNCQGVAPQGWTSGGSQGEPPSSFTTMPYPHQIGGIGTITNGRMEQQLSNPPNIYHPAYQQYPNSSNQTPPIQGNQFTNVLSTQASNIDVSKNASVYTNPSSLRTGTVHPTSAKNHSHLLRILADSQPNNCPQDMRIFQVPQQNRRQSSHGRDSQERIVTSGVSLGHTDWSQNYTVPPSSQHIYFSQQGYPEVRNHTPAQSQGK, from the exons ATGACAAGGTGCCCCCATCTCTCTCCCAGTAACCCTCTAATTGCTCATTCTGTGCTGAGAGTGTCAGATTACCTTTCCCACCATCCACAGCTTGAAACCAGAAAGTTGTGGATGGCAAAGCAGAAAACTTGTGTTATG AATGAAGAAATAAGCTATTACGTGAACATACCTCATGAAGATCCTGATTGGAACCGACATGTTTTTGAACACAACCTAAATGAAAATATCATGGCCACCAACCCAGGACCCTGGGACAGTGGTCAACTGCCAAATGGAAACTGCCAGGGGGTTGCCCCTCAGGGCTGGACCAGTGGAGGTTCTCAGGGAGAGCCACCAAGTTCATTCACCACAATGCCCTACCCCCACCAGATAGGGGGCATAG GTACAATAACCAATGGACGTATGGAACAACAGCTGTCAAATCCTCCCAACATTTACCATCCTGCCTATCAGCAATACCCAAACTCCTCAAACCAAACACCACCAATCCAGGGGAACCAGTTTACAAATGTGCTGTCAACACAAGCATCCAATATTGACGTCAGTAAAAACGCATCCGTTTATACGAATCCTTCTTCCCTTCGAACAGGAACTGTACATCCAACATCAGCCAAAAATCATTCCCATCTTCTGAGGATTCTAGCTGATTCTCAGCCCAATAACTGCCCACAAGATATGAGAATTTTTCAAGTGCCGCAACAAAATCGTAGACAAAGTAGCCATGGGAGGGATTCTCAAGAACGAATTGTAACGTCCGGTGTTTCCCTAGGTCACACAGATTGGTCACAAAACTACACTGTCCCTCCTTCCTCTCAACACATATACTTCTCCCAGCAGGGCTATCCTGAAGTCAGGAACCACACACCAGCCCAGAGTCAAGGCAAGTAG
- the LOC105320821 gene encoding BTB/POZ domain-containing protein 1: MEGSKPPGKDQSEDAEEKAKNQVTSQKNHSANATHRNPQPTHGASSSSAEAENSQHFSGALSVKPSEARAHNLTTTTISPSASFANNSLCSSPTYMPLALAAGSLSSGANSLTDFEKQVINATSGSVGHGNAPYNWQSTKTSIKERLHYLYNTEIMCDIHFLVGTLPNQQKIPAHKFILSVGSAVFDAQFNGPMATSEEVIEIPDVEPEAFLALLKFLYSDEVTICSDTVMTTLYTAKKYAVPALERACVEFLKRNLSSDNAFMLLTQARLFDEPQLASLCLETIDKNTSEAIMADGFTDIDNDTLCVVLERDTLGIRECKLFAAVCRWSEAECARRNLAQSSEHQRSVLGRALSLIRFPLMNVEEFAQGAAQSGLLQDREVVQLFLYFTVNPKPQISFLDVPRCCLTGKEQVVSRFCQIESRWGYSGTSDRIRFMVNRRIFVVGFGLYGSIHGPTEYQVNIQVIQSDSLKVMGQNDTTFLCDGTNNTFRVMFKEPVEILPNISYTACATLKGPDSYYGAKGLRKVTHESVSGGKVTFQFTYASGNNNGTSVEDGQIPEIIFYT; this comes from the exons ATGGAAGGAAGCAAACCTCCCGGAAAAGACCAGAGTGAGGATGCAGAGGAAAAAGCTAAAAATCAAGTAACATCACAAAAGAATCATTCTGCAAATGCAACCCACAGAAATCCACAGCCCACTCATGGTGCCTCTTCCTCCTCCGCAGAGGCGGAAAATAGTCAGCACTTTAGCGGTGCATTATCCGTCAAACCCTCCGAGGCACGTGCACATAACCTGACCACAACCACCATTTCTCCATCAGCCTCCTTTGCCAACAACTCTCTGTGCTCTAGTCCTACATATATGCCACTTGCTTTAGCTGCTGGATCTCTCTCCTCAGGTGCAAATAGTctaacagattttgaaaaacag GTGATTAATGCCACTAGCGGGTCAGTAGGACATGGTAATGCACCATACAATTGGCAGTCCACGAAAACATCCATAAAAGAGCGCCTGCACTACTTATATAACACAGAAATTATGTGTGACATCCACTTTCTAGTCGGGACCTTGCCCAATCAGCAAAAGATTCCAGCCCACAAGTTCATTTTGTCAGTTGGAAGTGCTGTTTTCGATGCCCAGTTTAATGGACCAATGGCCACCTCAGAGGAAGTGATTGAAATCCCTGATGTGGAACCAGAAGCTTTTTTGGCTCTGCTCAAATTTCTTTATTCTGACGAGGTTACGATTTGCTCAGACACCGTTATGACGACTCTGTACACAGCAAAGAAATACGCAGTGCCTGCTTTGGAGAGAGCATGTGTAGAGTTCCTAAAACGCAATTTAAGTAGTGATAATGCATTCATGTTGTTAACCCAGGCTCGGCTTTTCGATGAGCCCCAACTGGCTTCACTGTGCTTGGAGACCATCGATAAGAACACCTCTGAAGCAATCATGGCTGATGGTTTTACAGACATTGACAATGACACTCTCTGTGTAGTGTTAGAACGAGACACGCTTGGCATCAGGGAATGCAAACTCTTTGCAGCAGTTTGCCGATGGTCAGAGGCGGAGTGCGCCAGGAGAAACTTGGCTCAGTCAAGCGAACACCAGCGGAGTGTTCTTGGAAGAGCTCTGTCCCTGATTCGTTTTCCGCTGATGAATGTGGAAGAGTTTGCTCAAGGTGCCGCGCAAAGTGGACTGCTGCAAGATCGAGAGGTGGTGCAGCTCTTTTTGTACTTCACCGTCAACCCCAAACCCCAGATCAGCTTTCTTGACGTGCCTCGCTGTTGTCTTACGGGCAAGGAACAAGTGGTGTCTCGCTTCTGTCAGATTGAGAGCCGATGGGGATATAGTGGTACCAGTGACAGAATAAG GTTCATGGTGAACAGGAGGATTTTTGTGGTTGGTTTCGGACTTTATGGAAGTATCCACGGACCAACTGAATACCAAGTCAACATTCAG GTCATTCAGTCGGATTCGTTGAAGGTGATGGGTCAGAACGACACGACCTTCCTGTGTGACGGGACAAACAACACCTTCAGAGTGATGTTCAAGGAACCCGTGGAAATACTGCCCAACATCAGCTACACAGCTTGTGCTACTCTGAAa GGTCCAGATTCTTACTACGGAGCCAAAGGACTGCGGAAGGTCACCCACGAATCTGTGTCAGGCGGAAAGGTTACGTTTCAGTTTACCTATGCCTCCGGCAACAACAATGGAACCTCGGTGGAAGACGGACAAATCCCAGAGATCATTTTCTACACATAG